One stretch of Natranaerovirga pectinivora DNA includes these proteins:
- a CDS encoding serine hydrolase domain-containing protein, translated as MKKNRKIITIIISIFAIMALGIGAFALIISYRMSLIPSMTFEEMLNYTTKDNEDAIITVGIMKNGEIDFTVYGENSTILPQNEFQYEIGSLTKTFTSSLLCKAIDEGNITLSDSIDQYMDLPAKDYYPNLKDLVTHTSGYKNYYFHWKMATNFLKREKNDYYSISTESLNNKLGKESIKEKEHPFKYSNFGISVVGSVLAEAYDSDFTTLMTEFIQTELNLENTTISKGVGDMNGYWNWRDDDAYIPAGGIISTITDMMTYLNIHMTEELPYLSLGHEPLAQVLATTKQYEKMGIRIDAVGISWMIDAENNLIWHNGGTSNFNSYMAFDKELQVGVVILSNLPPKYRIPATVMGVKLITSLQNDDDN; from the coding sequence ATAACAATCATTATTTCTATATTTGCCATTATGGCTTTAGGAATAGGTGCATTTGCTTTAATCATTTCATATAGAATGAGTTTAATACCTTCTATGACTTTTGAAGAGATGCTTAACTACACCACTAAAGATAATGAAGATGCAATTATAACAGTAGGCATTATGAAGAATGGTGAGATAGATTTTACTGTGTACGGTGAAAATTCAACAATTCTACCTCAAAATGAATTCCAATATGAAATAGGTTCTCTAACAAAAACTTTTACTAGTTCTTTATTATGTAAAGCAATTGATGAAGGTAATATTACCCTTTCAGATTCAATTGATCAATATATGGATCTTCCAGCAAAAGATTATTACCCTAATTTGAAAGACCTTGTGACGCATACTTCAGGGTATAAAAATTACTACTTTCATTGGAAGATGGCAACTAACTTTCTAAAAAGAGAAAAGAACGATTATTATAGCATCAGCACTGAAAGCCTTAATAACAAATTAGGAAAAGAATCTATTAAAGAAAAAGAACACCCTTTTAAATACTCTAATTTTGGTATATCGGTTGTAGGAAGTGTTTTAGCTGAAGCATATGACAGTGATTTTACAACACTTATGACTGAATTTATTCAAACTGAGTTAAATCTTGAAAACACAACAATATCAAAGGGTGTAGGAGATATGAATGGATACTGGAATTGGCGAGATGATGATGCTTATATTCCTGCGGGTGGTATTATTTCTACCATTACCGATATGATGACATACCTAAATATACATATGACAGAAGAATTGCCCTACCTATCATTAGGACACGAACCACTAGCTCAAGTTTTAGCCACTACAAAGCAGTATGAAAAAATGGGAATCCGAATAGACGCTGTTGGTATAAGTTGGATGATTGATGCTGAGAATAATCTTATTTGGCACAATGGTGGTACCAGTAATTTCAATAGTTATATGGCTTTTGACAAAGAGCTTCAGGTTGGCGTGGTAATTCTTTCGAACTTACCTCCAAAATATAGAATTCCAGCCACTGTAATGGGTGTAAAATTGATTACAAGCTTACAAAATGATGATGATAACTAA
- a CDS encoding SPL family radical SAM protein, with protein sequence MHYKEAKSILSPRNGMNIYRGCTHGCIYCDSRSTCYNMQHDFEDIEVKRNAPELLEVTLRKKRNKCMIGTGAMCDPYMHIEADINHTRKCLEIINKYGFGLSIQTKSNRILSDLDLLKSINEKSKCVVQMTLTTYDEHLCKIIEPAVSTTKERFEVLKIMRDNNIPTVVWLDPILPFINDTEDNLMGILDYCTKANVYGIICFGMCLTLRDGNREYFYSKLDDHFPGLKQKYQKKYGYSYELKSDNHEKLMNLFYSECKKHNILCDNKEIFRYLHRFEEKEQLEQLTLF encoded by the coding sequence ATGCATTATAAAGAAGCTAAGTCTATCTTGTCTCCAAGAAATGGCATGAATATATATCGTGGATGTACTCACGGTTGTATCTACTGCGACAGCAGGAGTACTTGTTACAATATGCAACACGATTTTGAGGATATTGAGGTAAAGAGGAACGCTCCTGAATTGTTAGAAGTCACACTTAGGAAAAAACGTAATAAGTGTATGATTGGTACAGGGGCCATGTGTGATCCCTATATGCATATTGAAGCGGATATTAACCATACGAGAAAGTGCCTTGAAATAATTAATAAATACGGTTTTGGACTTTCTATCCAAACAAAATCAAACCGTATTTTAAGCGATTTAGACCTACTTAAAAGTATCAATGAAAAAAGCAAATGTGTTGTTCAAATGACACTCACAACTTATGATGAGCATTTGTGTAAAATTATAGAACCAGCAGTTTCTACCACAAAAGAACGCTTTGAGGTATTAAAAATCATGCGTGATAATAATATCCCAACAGTTGTATGGCTAGACCCTATTTTGCCCTTTATTAATGATACAGAAGATAATCTAATGGGCATTCTGGATTACTGTACCAAGGCCAATGTATACGGTATAATTTGTTTCGGTATGTGCTTAACATTACGAGATGGCAATAGAGAATATTTTTATTCAAAGCTTGATGATCATTTTCCTGGACTTAAACAAAAGTATCAAAAGAAGTATGGTTACAGCTATGAACTAAAAAGTGACAACCATGAAAAGCTAATGAATCTATTTTATAGTGAGTGTAAAAAGCATAACATTCTCTGTGACAATAAAGAAATATTTAGATACCTTCATAGATTTGAAGAAAAAGAGCAACTAGAACAGTTAACTTTATTTTAA
- a CDS encoding ABC transporter ATP-binding protein, whose translation MINNPPKAGFTKMIKHFTEVSWKNFPIYFAFVILINALAGFSTAAIALFKQLFFDSVNQATTSTGSINSPLFYGVLMSIVMVVVLFLMGMSDIMKNNLMLRLQGALGMNLNEKASKVEPICFENKAILDKINKANKGIKSAGLMYSAFLNIVVYSVPYFIFMAIYLYYVKPILILCILFAFVPSFIGQIIRFKAYANLENEVAPLRRKYEYYEQCINDREYSKETRLIGGFWFFRTLYTTALELTCKTTWNTNRRLELMELKIRFFLLIGYLGTIYLTYIYLIRGEISIGMFAAVFSTVDQLFDFMEYAVSRRVMNITEGMGLVQNYMFFLELPERTGKEQDLKLKEIALKNVSFSYPNTNKLSLNNINLDIKDGETLAIVGVNGSGKSTLVKLITGLYLPDEGSIFIDGIDTKTIAPASIYKHISGVFQRFQKYKMPLKDNLIISQSNRDNHEEHLNSAIKKSEIDLSDRSYTEGLNTMLSREFGGIDISGGQWQKIAIGRGFYRTHNLLVLDEPTAAIDPIEETRIYTQFAEMSKGKTSIIVTHRLGSAKIADRIIVMSHGNIIDIGTHDELIDKEGLYKTMYEFQAKWYA comes from the coding sequence ATGATAAACAATCCTCCAAAAGCTGGATTTACTAAAATGATTAAGCATTTTACAGAAGTATCTTGGAAGAATTTCCCTATCTACTTTGCTTTTGTAATCCTAATAAACGCACTTGCAGGGTTTTCTACTGCTGCCATTGCATTATTTAAACAGCTGTTCTTTGATTCAGTTAACCAAGCTACCACTTCTACTGGCTCTATTAATAGCCCCTTGTTTTATGGTGTTTTAATGTCTATAGTAATGGTTGTTGTTCTATTTTTAATGGGAATGTCTGATATTATGAAAAACAATTTGATGTTAAGGCTCCAAGGTGCTTTGGGTATGAATCTAAATGAAAAAGCTTCAAAAGTTGAACCTATTTGTTTTGAAAACAAAGCAATATTAGATAAAATTAATAAAGCAAATAAAGGCATTAAAAGTGCTGGTTTAATGTATAGTGCTTTTTTGAATATTGTCGTATATTCTGTGCCTTATTTTATCTTTATGGCTATTTATCTATACTATGTGAAACCAATCTTAATTCTATGTATTTTATTCGCTTTTGTGCCGAGTTTTATTGGTCAAATAATTCGATTCAAAGCATATGCCAATCTTGAAAATGAAGTTGCCCCTTTGCGTAGAAAATATGAATATTACGAACAATGTATTAATGATAGAGAGTATTCTAAGGAAACCCGTTTAATAGGTGGTTTTTGGTTTTTTAGAACATTATACACTACAGCCCTTGAACTTACCTGTAAAACAACTTGGAATACCAATAGACGTTTAGAGTTAATGGAACTTAAAATTAGATTCTTTTTGCTTATAGGTTACTTAGGTACTATTTATTTAACCTATATTTACTTAATTCGTGGAGAAATTAGTATAGGTATGTTTGCCGCGGTTTTTTCTACTGTGGATCAGCTATTTGACTTTATGGAATACGCTGTAAGTCGTAGAGTTATGAATATTACTGAAGGTATGGGATTGGTACAAAATTATATGTTTTTTCTAGAGTTACCTGAAAGAACTGGGAAGGAGCAAGACTTAAAACTTAAAGAAATAGCTCTTAAAAATGTTTCTTTTTCTTATCCCAACACCAACAAACTGTCATTAAATAATATTAACTTGGATATAAAGGATGGAGAAACTCTTGCAATTGTAGGTGTAAATGGCTCTGGAAAATCAACTCTAGTTAAATTAATTACTGGGCTATATCTTCCTGATGAAGGCAGTATTTTTATTGATGGAATTGATACTAAAACCATTGCTCCTGCTTCTATATACAAACATATTTCAGGGGTGTTTCAACGTTTTCAAAAGTATAAAATGCCCTTAAAAGATAATCTTATCATAAGCCAAAGCAATCGAGACAATCATGAAGAACATCTTAATAGTGCTATTAAAAAGTCTGAAATTGATTTATCTGATAGAAGTTATACAGAAGGTCTTAATACGATGCTATCTAGAGAATTTGGTGGTATAGATATTTCAGGTGGACAATGGCAAAAGATAGCCATTGGGAGAGGTTTTTACAGAACTCATAATTTACTTGTATTAGATGAACCGACAGCTGCAATTGACCCTATTGAAGAAACTAGAATTTATACTCAGTTTGCAGAGATGTCAAAGGGAAAAACTTCTATAATTGTAACCCATAGACTTGGCTCAGCTAAAATCGCGGATAGAATTATCGTAATGAGCCATGGCAATATTATAGATATAGGAACACATGATGAACTTATAGATAAAGAAGGACTTTATAAGACAATGTATGAATTTCAAGCAAAATGGTATGCGTAA
- a CDS encoding ABC transporter ATP-binding protein: MKFKLKAQVYNWKHFIIIPYQCDPIGTIALGIQKLCTALTNVFQVLVIAKFIDSAILVAQGELTSTEVLPWLALLMALVGWKRVSFNIGKYFVKKIQIRVEEQLSKEFTDKRARMVYSQVENPETWDLVNRVCKNIEIHVSEMLQRTFNFMLYLIRITGVLLIIFTQIWWVGILITLLTIPLIPISLKGGKTAYTATKSAAQYDRRYQYISEVLSGREAADERTLFAFTNHLNQYWHEQFEQSRIINLKAEIRRSLNMYGGSAITNILSSVIILALIFPTVSGELSQGMFIAIATAVYDLIKLMGEEMTRVVSQLSKYNEYIKEFTILANIEEVEGVTDLPTTEQQVFKTLEFKNVSFKYPGTDTYILKDMNMVLENGIHYAFVGANGAGKTTVTKLITGLYTNFEGEILINEKSIKAYKQKELKAMFSGIYQDFAKYHISAEENILIGNINSLNNNDSKEKMIHITKDLDIYEALSSLPKGFQTPLGKLDEESVDLSGGQWQRIAMSRALMSPAPVKILDEPTAALDPISESKLYEEFEKISKGKTSIFISHRLGSTKIADKIFVLEKGRIAEEGSHKKLIDQKGIYYTMFESQRSWYQ; encoded by the coding sequence TTGAAATTCAAGTTAAAAGCTCAAGTGTATAATTGGAAGCACTTTATTATTATACCTTACCAATGCGACCCAATAGGAACAATAGCATTAGGCATTCAGAAATTATGTACTGCTCTTACCAATGTATTTCAAGTTTTAGTTATTGCCAAATTTATTGATTCAGCTATTCTTGTTGCACAGGGTGAACTTACTTCTACTGAAGTTTTGCCTTGGCTTGCTTTATTAATGGCTTTGGTTGGATGGAAAAGAGTCTCTTTTAACATTGGCAAGTACTTTGTTAAAAAAATACAAATAAGGGTCGAAGAGCAACTATCAAAGGAGTTTACAGATAAACGGGCACGTATGGTGTACAGCCAAGTTGAAAATCCAGAAACTTGGGATCTTGTCAATCGTGTGTGTAAAAATATTGAGATCCATGTTAGTGAGATGCTCCAAAGAACTTTTAATTTTATGTTGTATTTAATTAGAATCACAGGTGTACTACTTATAATCTTTACTCAGATTTGGTGGGTTGGTATTCTTATAACCCTTCTTACCATTCCTTTAATTCCTATTTCACTCAAAGGTGGTAAAACTGCTTATACTGCAACTAAATCAGCTGCACAATACGACAGGCGCTATCAGTATATTTCCGAAGTACTATCTGGGCGTGAAGCTGCTGATGAAAGAACTCTATTTGCTTTTACTAATCATTTAAACCAGTATTGGCATGAACAGTTTGAACAGTCTAGAATAATAAATTTAAAAGCAGAGATAAGAAGAAGCCTTAATATGTATGGTGGGAGTGCTATCACAAATATTTTATCCTCTGTTATCATTTTAGCACTAATTTTCCCTACTGTTTCAGGTGAATTAAGTCAAGGGATGTTCATTGCAATTGCTACTGCTGTATATGACCTTATAAAGCTTATGGGGGAAGAAATGACACGAGTTGTATCTCAACTGTCTAAATATAATGAGTACATAAAGGAGTTTACGATTCTTGCAAACATTGAAGAAGTTGAAGGTGTTACGGATTTACCTACTACAGAACAACAAGTTTTTAAAACCTTAGAGTTTAAGAATGTAAGTTTTAAGTACCCTGGTACAGATACCTATATATTAAAAGATATGAATATGGTATTAGAAAATGGTATTCATTACGCGTTTGTTGGTGCTAATGGTGCTGGCAAAACCACAGTTACTAAATTAATCACAGGTCTATATACTAACTTTGAAGGCGAAATATTGATTAATGAAAAGTCCATTAAAGCATATAAACAAAAAGAACTTAAAGCCATGTTCTCAGGCATCTATCAAGATTTTGCAAAATACCATATTAGTGCTGAGGAAAATATTCTTATAGGAAATATAAATAGCTTAAATAATAATGATTCTAAAGAAAAAATGATACATATTACAAAGGATTTAGATATTTATGAAGCTTTATCTTCCCTTCCAAAAGGGTTTCAAACACCTTTAGGAAAACTAGATGAAGAAAGTGTTGATTTATCAGGTGGGCAATGGCAAAGAATAGCAATGAGTCGAGCCCTTATGAGTCCTGCTCCTGTTAAAATCCTAGATGAACCTACTGCTGCTCTCGATCCTATTAGTGAAAGTAAGCTTTATGAAGAGTTTGAAAAAATTAGCAAAGGTAAAACCTCTATTTTTATTAGCCATAGACTAGGATCAACAAAGATTGCTGACAAAATATTTGTTTTAGAAAAAGGCAGAATCGCTGAAGAAGGTTCACATAAAAAATTAATTGACCAAAAAGGGATTTATTATACTATGTTTGAAAGTCAAAGGAGTTGGTATCAATGA
- a CDS encoding MBL fold metallo-hydrolase has protein sequence MKFLILGSGGCVALPKPLCHCKICKEAREKGKPYSRFGCSLYLEDIGLLIDTPEDIVHALNYSNVSQVNSVMFSHMDPDHTLGMRVFEHMRLNWLNVSEGIECQDPINVFAMEHVMCDINSIGSVRGSFLDYYEETRNLIRRNSVRDQVYLNNIKITFIKIDSSTVFVFEDGNSKLIYAPCDTKPFPQNDLFNNADVLIIGNTFVGEVLKNDYVLSEENILRKELFSMDEIQDLKNNYNICKVIITHIEEDWGKSYDDYLHLQSNYNQIYFAYDGMKVIV, from the coding sequence TTGAAATTTCTTATATTAGGAAGTGGTGGATGTGTGGCATTACCTAAACCATTATGCCATTGTAAAATATGCAAAGAGGCAAGAGAAAAAGGTAAGCCATATTCAAGATTTGGTTGCAGCCTTTATTTAGAAGATATAGGCTTGTTAATAGATACTCCAGAAGATATTGTGCATGCACTTAATTACTCTAATGTTTCACAAGTTAATTCTGTAATGTTTAGTCATATGGATCCAGATCACACTCTTGGTATGCGCGTTTTTGAACATATGAGATTAAATTGGTTAAATGTTTCAGAAGGGATCGAATGCCAGGATCCCATAAATGTGTTTGCAATGGAACATGTTATGTGCGACATTAATTCTATAGGCTCTGTAAGGGGCTCCTTTCTAGATTACTATGAAGAAACTAGGAATTTAATAAGAAGAAATAGTGTAAGAGATCAGGTTTATTTAAATAATATAAAGATTACATTTATTAAAATTGATTCTTCTACAGTATTTGTTTTTGAAGATGGAAATAGTAAATTGATATATGCGCCTTGCGATACTAAACCTTTCCCACAAAATGATTTATTTAATAATGCAGACGTATTGATTATTGGAAATACTTTTGTTGGTGAAGTATTAAAAAATGATTATGTTTTAAGTGAAGAAAATATATTACGCAAAGAATTGTTTAGTATGGATGAAATCCAAGATTTAAAGAATAACTATAATATTTGCAAGGTCATTATAACTCATATCGAAGAAGACTGGGGAAAATCATACGATGATTATTTGCATTTGCAAAGTAACTATAATCAAATATATTTTGCATATGATGGTATGAAAGTTATAGTATAA